The genome window AACCTCGATCAAAGAATTGATCTTGGGAATAGGGTTTGATGAAAAAACAAAGGCGCCCATGAACCCATCCACAATATACGGAACAATGAACGGTGCCATCGTACCAAGGGACATATAAATCTTTGTAGGCATCATGGAGTCCCCAGATATGATCATAACGCATACAATCATACATAGGCAGGATAATTTCTACGGTGTTACCTCTGTTTTCTACTTCTCGGCTTAAACCATAGATAACGTCTCCTAACCCTCCTGCTTTGATGACAGGTGCGCACTCTGAAGCAATATGAACAATATACATAGAGAGCTTTTTCCCCTTAGTTTTTGCTATTTTCCGTTTAAATTTCTTAAGTTATATCAAATCTTCGGGTTTTTGTAAATCTGGTTAAAGGGCGATCGCATTTTAGGTTCAGCGAATAAGGTCATAATATGCTTTGGTTTTTAATAATCAGAGAAATGTAGTGTATTTGACAAAAAACCATAGGATAAGAGTGTTAGAAAATAACAGGAAAATTGTATAAGCTATAGATTAAGCTATATAAGTAAATAATTTTGAAGAGGAGTTATTAAGTTGAAAAAAATTGAAGCTATTATTCGCCCATTTAAGCTAGATGAGGTCAAAATTGCCCTTGTTAATGCTGGTATTGTTGGCATGACGGTTTCGGAGGTTCGTGGTTTTGGTCGTCAAAAGGGACAAACTGAACGTTATCGTGGTTCTGAGTACACTGTAGAGTTTTTAC of Cyanobacterium sp. HL-69 contains these proteins:
- the glnB gene encoding nitrogen regulatory protein P-II GlnB, whose product is MKKIEAIIRPFKLDEVKIALVNAGIVGMTVSEVRGFGRQKGQTERYRGSEYTVEFLQKLKIEIVVDDDQVDMVVEKVVQASRTGEIGDGKIFISPVDQTIRIRTGEKNLEAI